One part of the Alistipes onderdonkii genome encodes these proteins:
- the mutY gene encoding A/G-specific adenine glycosylase has protein sequence MENISDILLSWFAREGRDLPWRRTRDPYRIWLSEVILQQTRVAQGLEYYLRFTERFPDIAALAAAPEDEVLKLWQGLGYYSRARNLHAAARQVVSRFGGVFPATYGEVRALRGVGDYTAAAVCSIVYDAPCAVVDGNVYRVLARLFDIGMPIDTTAGKRAFAELAQSQLDTSRPGLYNQAIMDFGALQCTPAQPRCGDCPLAGRCLALAAGTVGVRPVKQGRGKMRDRWFNYLHVTCGGQTLLHRRGGGDIWQGLYEFPLIETDKAADFAELAATAAFRELLGNGRWHLRRSVTMPGHQLSHQLLHAVFHRIECDAMPAFPSVETAALGGYALPRLVDRYLTKYQM, from the coding sequence ATGGAGAACATTTCCGACATATTGCTATCCTGGTTCGCCCGCGAAGGCCGTGACCTGCCCTGGCGTCGCACGCGCGACCCTTACCGGATATGGCTTTCGGAGGTTATCCTGCAACAGACGCGCGTGGCGCAGGGATTGGAGTACTACCTGCGCTTTACGGAGCGGTTCCCCGACATCGCCGCACTGGCAGCCGCGCCCGAGGACGAGGTGCTCAAACTGTGGCAGGGGTTGGGCTATTACAGCCGTGCCCGCAACCTCCATGCTGCCGCGAGGCAGGTCGTGTCTCGGTTCGGCGGGGTGTTCCCTGCCACGTACGGGGAGGTGCGCGCGCTGCGCGGCGTGGGCGACTATACTGCGGCGGCCGTCTGCTCGATCGTTTACGACGCCCCGTGCGCGGTGGTCGACGGGAATGTATACCGGGTGCTGGCACGGCTTTTCGATATCGGGATGCCGATAGATACGACGGCAGGGAAGAGGGCGTTCGCCGAGTTGGCGCAGTCGCAGCTGGATACTTCCCGCCCGGGACTTTACAACCAGGCGATCATGGATTTCGGGGCTCTGCAATGTACCCCCGCGCAGCCCCGGTGCGGGGATTGCCCCCTGGCTGGACGGTGCCTCGCCCTGGCTGCGGGCACGGTGGGCGTGCGTCCCGTAAAACAGGGGCGCGGGAAGATGCGCGACCGTTGGTTCAACTACCTGCACGTGACCTGCGGCGGGCAGACGCTGCTGCACCGTCGCGGCGGAGGCGATATCTGGCAGGGGTTGTATGAATTTCCGCTTATCGAAACGGACAAGGCTGCGGATTTCGCGGAGCTGGCTGCAACGGCGGCGTTCCGCGAATTGCTCGGCAACGGCAGGTGGCACCTGCGGCGCAGTGTCACGATGCCCGGGCACCAGCTTTCGCACCAGCTTTTGCATGCGGTTTTCCACCGCATCGAATGCGACGCCATGCCTGCTTTCCCGTCCGTGGAAACCGCCGCGCTGGGCGGCTATGCCCTGCCGCGGCTGGTCGACCGTTACCTGACCAAATACCAGATGTAA
- a CDS encoding RteC domain-containing protein has translation MAQTTSELEESLLIRLLTTSPDRRLTDSERKAFDAAHEDYIDALQALSQDLRKSPLEILHRLIRADARLCRLKNCICDKHSLQASLLKSAIQLTNFEIRLIFTRLRYPSIADPVSAEVPKSPLFLSEQFTPTDIMELATALQLSGAIRRIDGTRIDLATLVDVLSGTFNVRINNPEQCRHAVVNRKLRLTRFLDFLRNNLIAYSQR, from the coding sequence ATGGCACAAACTACATCTGAACTCGAAGAAAGCCTGCTTATCAGGCTGCTCACGACCTCGCCCGACCGACGGCTGACAGATTCGGAACGCAAGGCGTTCGATGCTGCCCATGAAGATTACATCGACGCATTGCAGGCCTTGTCGCAGGATTTGCGGAAATCGCCGCTCGAAATTCTGCATCGACTGATTCGCGCCGACGCCCGGCTATGCCGACTGAAGAATTGCATCTGCGATAAGCACTCGCTGCAAGCCTCGCTGCTGAAATCCGCCATCCAACTGACGAATTTTGAGATCCGCCTGATTTTCACCCGGCTTCGCTATCCGTCCATCGCCGATCCGGTGTCGGCCGAAGTCCCCAAATCGCCGCTGTTCCTCTCCGAGCAATTCACGCCTACGGATATCATGGAACTTGCTACGGCTCTGCAACTCTCCGGAGCCATACGCCGCATCGACGGCACACGGATCGATCTGGCGACACTTGTCGATGTGCTTTCCGGAACTTTCAACGTCCGTATCAACAATCCGGAACAGTGTCGCCATGCCGTCGTCAACCGTAAGCTGCGCCTGACCCGTTTTCTGGATTTCCTGCGCAACAATCTGATTGCCTATAGCCAGCGATAG